A portion of the Mytilus galloprovincialis chromosome 12, xbMytGall1.hap1.1, whole genome shotgun sequence genome contains these proteins:
- the LOC143055650 gene encoding small ribosomal subunit protein eS8-like has translation MGISRDKWHKRRKTGGRMTQMRKKRKFELGRPPANTKLGTQRIHTVRTMGGNKKYRALRLDQGNFSWGSEAIARKTRIIDVLYNASNNELVRTKTLVKSAVVSIDATPFRQWYEAHYAKPLGRKKNVKLTEQEEGVLNKLDKASKKLVKKYQERQKIAKVEQGLDEQFSASRVMAKLSSRPGKCGRADGYILEGKELEFYMKKIKTKKGK, from the exons ATGG GTATCTCTCGTGATAAATGGCACAAGAGGAGGAAGACTGGAGGTCGTATGACCCAGATGAGAAAAAAGAGGAAGTTTGAATTGGGACGTCCTCCAGCAAACACTAAA CTTGGAACACAGAGAATACATACAGTAAGAACAATGGGTGGAAATAAGAAATACAGAGCATTACGTTTGGATCAAGGCAACTTCTCATGGGGATCTGAAG CTATTGCAAGAAAGACTCGTATTATTGATGTTCTATACAATGCCAGTAACAACGAGTTGGTGAGAACTAAAACTCTGGTTAAGAGTGCCGTTGTCTCTATTGATGCTACACCATTCAGACAGTGGTATGAAGCTCACTATGCTAAACCTCTTGGTAGAAAGAAGAATGTTAAACTG ACAGAACAAGAAGAAGGTGTTCTTAACAAATTAGACAAAGCCTCCAAGAAACTTGTGAAGAAATACCAGGAAAGACAAAAGATTGCTAAAGTAGAGCAAGGCTTAGATGAACAGTTCAGTGCTAGTCGAGTTATGG cTAAGCTTTCCTCTCGACCTGGAAAATGTGGAAGGGCTGATGGCTACATCCTAGAAGGAAAAGAACTTGAATTCTACATGAAAAAAATCAAGACCAAGAAAGGCAAATAA